The following coding sequences lie in one Halorarum halophilum genomic window:
- a CDS encoding NYN domain-containing protein — protein sequence MGLLGRLFGRIEGRDAGRGVALFVDGPNVLRAEFDVDLADLRAAASDVGELVTARLYLNEHASPGLIQAAEANGFQVVVTSGDVDVKLAVDVATFAAEGRADTIAVASRDTDFKPALEAANERGLRTLAIAPGTYGRSDALPNSADESVTLGE from the coding sequence ATGGGGCTGCTGGGGCGACTGTTCGGGCGGATCGAGGGACGGGACGCCGGACGAGGCGTGGCGCTGTTCGTCGACGGGCCGAACGTCCTCCGCGCGGAGTTCGACGTGGACCTGGCCGACCTCCGGGCCGCCGCGAGCGACGTCGGCGAACTCGTCACGGCGAGGCTGTACCTGAACGAACACGCCTCGCCGGGGCTCATCCAGGCCGCCGAGGCGAACGGGTTCCAGGTCGTCGTCACCAGCGGCGACGTCGACGTGAAACTCGCGGTCGACGTGGCGACGTTCGCTGCGGAGGGTCGCGCCGACACCATCGCGGTTGCCTCCCGCGACACCGACTTCAAGCCGGCCCTGGAGGCCGCGAACGAGCGCGGCCTCCGGACGCTGGCCATCGCGCCGGGAACGTACGGCCGGTCGGACGCGCTCCCCAACAGCGCCGACGAGAGCGTCACGCTCGGCGAGTAG
- a CDS encoding S8 family serine peptidase, translating to MSDDNTRLDLYRRGFLTAAGAAAGGAALTGVTSATPGRSPGAKEDEVLVGVSAAADEVAGEVAKHVPGNAEVVHVNGKLRYVAVKFPSQASEVARENFIEAITSNRHVKYAETNETFESLEVPNDPRYDDQYADQMVNAPTAWDTTYGDSSVTVAVVDQGVKYDHPDLDGNVGSDEGHDFVDSDSDPYPDSMSDEYHGTHVAGIAAAETNNGEGVSGIGNSTVLSGRALSESGSGSTADIADAIQWAADQGADVINLSLGGGDYTSTMKNAVSYATDNGSLVVAAAGNDGSGSVSYPAAYSECLAVSALDPDESLASYSNYGSDIELAAPGTNVLSTWTDDGYDSISGTSMATPVVAGVAGLTLAAHDLTNAELRDHLKATAADVGLSSDEQGSGRVDAGDAVTTEPGDGGGGDGSTTSSVSGSLSGYWDGTCYSYGFEYSDPSRVVLELEGPSNADFDLYANDGTGSCPSTSSYDYRSWSTDSQETIAIDDPDTSTELHLLVDSYSGSGSYTVTITEYE from the coding sequence ATGTCAGATGACAACACGAGGCTCGACCTGTACCGACGCGGATTCCTGACGGCGGCCGGCGCGGCCGCCGGCGGTGCGGCGCTGACCGGCGTGACGAGCGCGACGCCCGGTCGGTCGCCCGGGGCGAAGGAGGACGAGGTGCTCGTCGGGGTCTCGGCGGCCGCCGACGAGGTGGCCGGCGAGGTGGCAAAGCACGTGCCCGGCAACGCCGAGGTCGTCCACGTCAACGGGAAACTGCGCTACGTCGCGGTGAAGTTCCCGAGCCAGGCCTCGGAGGTGGCCCGGGAGAACTTCATTGAGGCGATCACGTCCAACCGTCACGTCAAGTACGCGGAGACGAACGAGACGTTCGAGTCGCTGGAGGTGCCGAACGACCCGCGGTACGACGACCAGTACGCCGACCAGATGGTGAACGCCCCGACGGCGTGGGACACGACGTACGGCGACTCGTCGGTCACGGTGGCCGTCGTCGACCAGGGGGTGAAGTACGACCACCCTGACCTCGACGGCAACGTCGGGTCGGACGAGGGCCACGACTTCGTCGACTCCGACTCCGATCCGTACCCGGACTCGATGTCCGACGAGTACCACGGGACCCACGTCGCCGGCATCGCGGCCGCCGAGACGAACAACGGCGAGGGCGTCTCCGGCATCGGGAACTCGACGGTGCTCTCCGGGCGCGCGCTCTCGGAGTCGGGGTCGGGCAGCACGGCCGACATCGCGGACGCCATCCAGTGGGCGGCCGACCAGGGCGCGGACGTGATCAACCTCTCGCTGGGCGGCGGCGACTACACCAGCACGATGAAGAACGCCGTGAGCTACGCGACCGACAACGGCTCGCTCGTCGTCGCGGCCGCCGGCAACGACGGCAGCGGGAGCGTCTCGTACCCGGCGGCGTACTCGGAGTGTCTCGCCGTGTCGGCGCTCGACCCCGACGAGTCGCTCGCGAGCTACTCCAACTACGGCTCGGACATCGAACTGGCCGCGCCGGGCACGAACGTCCTCTCGACGTGGACCGACGACGGCTACGACTCCATCTCGGGCACCTCGATGGCGACGCCTGTCGTCGCCGGGGTGGCCGGGCTCACGCTCGCCGCGCACGACCTGACGAACGCGGAACTGCGCGACCACCTGAAGGCGACCGCGGCCGACGTCGGCCTGTCGAGCGACGAGCAGGGGAGCGGTCGAGTGGACGCCGGCGACGCCGTCACGACGGAGCCGGGCGACGGCGGCGGCGGTGACGGTTCCACGACCTCCAGCGTCTCCGGGTCGCTCTCGGGGTACTGGGACGGCACGTGTTACAGCTACGGGTTCGAGTACTCGGACCCCTCGCGGGTCGTCCTCGAACTCGAGGGGCCGTCGAACGCGGACTTCGACCTGTACGCGAACGACGGCACCGGATCGTGTCCGAGCACCTCGAGCTACGACTACCGCTCGTGGTCGACGGACAGCCAGGAGACCATCGCCATCGACGATCCCGACACCTCGACGGAACTCCACCTCCTCGTGGACTCCTACTCGGGGAGCGGGAGCTACACGGTGACCATCACCGAGTACGAGTAA
- a CDS encoding DUF5799 family protein, with protein MSDWTDAIVGDRMTVDREFGDRVRNSRFSNQEWGLIMTATEFDIEDADDPEAARIVADTSKLPSIIPELENISNQMNATAGGGSSDGGTFGKLLGGVRDTLFGGGSGGVDAEKLEAAERLTGEYATELQRHLESKGTWEQVRISYQE; from the coding sequence ATGAGCGACTGGACCGACGCGATCGTTGGCGACCGGATGACCGTGGACCGCGAGTTCGGCGACCGGGTGCGGAACTCGCGCTTCTCGAACCAGGAGTGGGGGCTCATCATGACGGCGACGGAGTTCGACATCGAGGACGCGGACGACCCGGAGGCCGCCCGGATCGTCGCGGACACAAGCAAACTCCCGAGCATCATCCCGGAACTCGAGAACATCTCGAACCAGATGAACGCGACGGCCGGCGGCGGGTCGTCCGACGGGGGAACGTTCGGGAAGCTCCTCGGCGGCGTCAGGGACACCCTGTTCGGGGGCGGGTCCGGCGGCGTGGACGCGGAGAAGCTCGAGGCGGCCGAACGGCTTACGGGCGAGTACGCGACGGAACTCCAGCGACACCTCGAGTCGAAGGGGACCTGGGAACAGGTGCGGATCTCCTACCAGGAGTAG